From a region of the Daphnia pulicaria isolate SC F1-1A chromosome 1, SC_F0-13Bv2, whole genome shotgun sequence genome:
- the LOC124320603 gene encoding uncharacterized protein LOC124320603: MLQSAILIKPHPFFTWALMEVFFPSAFSLSWITTSTKEKYTKILHHSGHIGIVYICRTQTCIIVMCDEVLVENAIIQLFDLSNYSDSLPTEAKERYLSKLTSILCQNDRSNFPM, encoded by the exons ATGCTGCAATCCGCCATCTTAATAAAACCACACCCTTTTTTTACATGGGCTCTTATGGAAGTATTTTTTCCAAGTGCTTTTTCTCTTAGCTGGATTACAACTtcgaccaaagaaaaatatacaaaaatacTACATCATTCAG GGCATATAGGCATTGTTTACATATGTAGGACCCAAACATGTATA ATTGTCATGTGTGACGAGGTATTGGTGGAAAATGCTATAATCCAATTATTCGACCTCTCCAACTATTCTGATAGTTTGCCAACCGAGGCAAAAGAACGCTATCTTTCGAAGTTG ACAAGCATCTTATGCCAGAATGATCGGTCAAATTTCCCAATGTGA